Part of the Streptomyces sp. RFCAC02 genome is shown below.
AAAGCTTATGACCGGTCCGATCGGCATGGATCGAGTTCTGGACGGCTTGCAACCCGGACTGCCGGGCAGGCCGCGGCGACCAGCACACGGCGAACTCGTCAAGACCCACGCGGCGGCCCAGATCCGTGACCTGGGCGCCCTGCGTTGGCTGCACGCCGGCGAGTCCGTGATTCTGTTCGGCCCGGTCGGGGTGGGGAAGACGCATATCGCCCAGGCCCTCGGGCATCTGGCCGTCCGTCAAGGCGCCCAGGTCCGGTTCGCCAAGACCAGCCGCATCCTGGCGGACCTCGCAGGCGGCCACGCGGACCGCACCTGGGAGAAACGGATCCGCGAACTGGTACGTCCCGACGTCCTCATCCTCGACGACTTCGCCATGCGCCAGCTCAACGCAACCCAGGCCGACGACTGAGCTGCTCTGAATTTGGTGGAGTCCCTGATGCCAGGGTTACGACCCTGGCGAAGGAGATTCACCAGCACCATGCCAGCACCCCGTAAATACCCCGATGAGCTCCGTGAGCGCGCGATCCGTGAGGTCCGCGCCACCGGCCGCCCCATCGCGCACGTCGCAAAGGATCTAGGCATCCACAAGGAGGCCCTGCGCGGCTGGGTCCGCCAGGCGGAGGCCGACCGCGGCGAGCGCGCCGACCGGCTGACCACCGCCGAGCAGGACGAGCTCAAACAACTCCACAAAGAGGTAGCCGAGTTGAGGCGGGCGAACGAGATCCTGAAAGCCGCCTCGGTGTTTTTTGCCCAGGAGATCGACCGTCCCCGGACGAGGCCGAGCAGGTGATAGACCACCTGCGTGACAGAGGTCTCGGGGTCGATCCCGTCTGCCGGGTGCTCCAGCTGTCGCCGTCGGCGTACTTCGCTCGCAAGAAGCGGCCGAAGTCGGCTCGCCGGCTCCGCGACGAGCAGATGATGTCGCTGATCGAGCAGGTCCACGCGGACTCGAGCGGCACCTATGGCGCCCGCCGGATCACCCGTGTCCTTCAGCGCAAGGGCCACGAGGTGGCCCGCTGCACCGTCGAGCGGCTGATGGCCGAGCTCGGTATCGAGGGCGTCATCCGTGGCCGGCGGCGGCGTACCGCCATCCCCGAGCCGTCGGCACCCCGCCCGCCGGACCTGGTCGACCGCGACTTCACCGCCTTGCGGCCCGACCAGCTCTGGGTGGCGGACATGACGTATGTCCGCACCTGGCCCGGCTGGGCATACGTGGCATTCGTCCTGGACGTGTACTCACGGATGATCGTCGGCTGGCAGGTCGCGAACCACATGCGGACCGAACTCCCTTTGGACGCAATGGAGATGGCGCTGTGGAGACGGAGAATCAAGAAGGACTCCGGCCTCATTCATCACAGCGACCGCGGGTCACAATACGTATCAATTCGGTACACCGACCGGCTGTCCGACATCGGCGCCTCAGCGTCGGTCGGCTCGGTCGCGGACTCATATGACAACGCGATGGCCGAGGCCCTGAACGGCACCTTCAAGGCCGAGCTCATCGAGATGCAAGGCCCCTGGAAGGACGTCGACCAGGTAGAGCGGGCGATCCTCCAGTGGATCACGTGGTACAACGAAGAACGCCTCCACTCCGCACTCGACTACGTACCGCCCGCCGAATACGAGCAAGCCTTCTGGCAGAGCCAGGAACAAGTCCAACAGTCCGCCTGAACCATCAAGATCGGACTCTACAAAACTCGGGGCAGCTCGAGGAGTACCGCGGCCACCTCCAGGGGGTGCTGTACTCAAGCCTCCATTCAACCTCCCGGGCCGACACGTTCCTCTGCAGCCTGTGCCCGGAACCTCGCCGCGCCGCCGGCTGGGACCATTGCCACGATCACGGCTTCATTCGAGGGCCGGTGTGCGCGGTATGCAACACCGACGAAGGGCACAGCATCCGCTTCCTCTGCCGGGAAGGAGCTCTCGCGCACCTGCTGCGGTGCCGTGGCTGCCGCGAGGGCAGTGTCCTACCGAAGCGGTATCGTCAGCAGGCCATCGCCGCTCAACTGCGGGCGACCGAGCGTCATGATGGCTGTGAGTGCGCTCCGTTGGTCATGTTCCTCGACCTGCTGCCCGACGGGGGGATGCGGTGTGCGTTCGAGTGCCCCGGTCACCCGGAGACGCCGAGGTGGGAGCACACGATGCCCGCGAGCGAGGCTACCGACGTGTTGACCGCCTACGTCGAACAGGCAAAGGCCAACCCGGGGGCCCGCGGAACGAGCTGCCTTAGGTCTTCCTTCATCAGTCGAGCGTGACCGCGTGGGCGTTCCCTCAACCGTCGCCCCAGTTGAACGCCATTCCCCGGTCGGAGAATTCGACTCTCGCCATGCTGGGAGGGAGATCGAATCGCCATCTCAGCCAGCCGTCCATCGCCAGAGCGGCGGCTTCCGATCGATAGTCCGCCGGCGGGTAGGACAGCTCGTGCACCTCGACTAGGGGTTGTCTTCAAATGTCAGGCCCACATCAGGAGCGAGGCGAGGGTGACGGCTGCTTGGTAGGACTCGATGGTCTTGTCGTAGCGGGTGGCGATGCCTCGCCATTGCTTCAAGCGGTTGAAACAGCGTTCGACTTCGTTGCGCTGCTTGTAGAGCCGTTTGTCGAAGGCCGGCGGTCGTCCGCCGCGGCTGCCGCGCCGGAGCCGGTTGCGGATCTGGTCGGCCCGTTCCGGGATGGTGTGGCCGATGCTCCGCTGCCTGAGCCAGTCGCGGATGGCCCTGGAGGTGTAGCCCTTGTCGCCCAGGATGTGGTCGGGCCGGTTCCGTGGCCGTCCGGGGCCGAGGCGAGGCACCCGTATCGCCTCCATCACGGTCGTGAACTGGGTGCAGTCGTTGGTGTTCCCGCCAGTGACGGTGAAGGCGAGCGGACGCCCCACAGCATCGCACGCCAGGTGGATCTTGCTGGTCAGGCCACCTCTGGAGCGTCCGAGCGCGGGGTCGCGGAGCCCCCTTTTCGCGCCCCGGCGGCGTGCTGGTGGGCACGGACGACGGTGGAGTCGACCGACACGAGCCAGTCGATGTCCCCGGCTGCATCCGCCCGGGCCTGGGCGGCTCGGAGCA
Proteins encoded:
- a CDS encoding ATP-binding protein gives rise to the protein MTGPIGMDRVLDGLQPGLPGRPRRPAHGELVKTHAAAQIRDLGALRWLHAGESVILFGPVGVGKTHIAQALGHLAVRQGAQVRFAKTSRILADLAGGHADRTWEKRIRELVRPDVLILDDFAMRQLNATQADD
- a CDS encoding IS3 family transposase (programmed frameshift); translated protein: MPAPRKYPDELRERAIREVRATGRPIAHVAKDLGIHKEALRGWVRQAEADRGERADRLTTAEQDELKQLHKEVAELRRANEILKAASVFFAPGDRPSPDEAEQVIDHLRDRGLGVDPVCRVLQLSPSAYFARKKRPKSARRLRDEQMMSLIEQVHADSSGTYGARRITRVLQRKGHEVARCTVERLMAELGIEGVIRGRRRRTAIPEPSAPRPPDLVDRDFTALRPDQLWVADMTYVRTWPGWAYVAFVLDVYSRMIVGWQVANHMRTELPLDAMEMALWRRRIKKDSGLIHHSDRGSQYVSIRYTDRLSDIGASASVGSVADSYDNAMAEALNGTFKAELIEMQGPWKDVDQVERAILQWITWYNEERLHSALDYVPPAEYEQAFWQSQEQVQQSA
- a CDS encoding endonuclease domain-containing protein, with the translated sequence MLYSSLHSTSRADTFLCSLCPEPRRAAGWDHCHDHGFIRGPVCAVCNTDEGHSIRFLCREGALAHLLRCRGCREGSVLPKRYRQQAIAAQLRATERHDGCECAPLVMFLDLLPDGGMRCAFECPGHPETPRWEHTMPASEATDVLTAYVEQAKANPGARGTSCLRSSFISRA
- a CDS encoding IS5 family transposase (programmed frameshift), with protein sequence MRRHELSDAEWEFVRPLLPVSVRGRKRSDDRTVLNGIVWKFRTGTAWRDVPERYGPWATLHTRFRRWALDGTFERMLRAAQARADAAGDIDWLVSVDSTVVRAHQHAAGARKGGLRDPALGRSRGGLTSKIHLACDAVGRPLAFTVTGGNTNDCTQFTTVMEAIRVPRLGPGRPRNRPDHILGDKGYTSRAIRDWLRQRSIGHTIPERADQIRNRLRRGSRGGRPPAFDKRLYKQRNEVERCFNRLKQWRGIATRYDKTIESYQAAVTLASLLMWA